Proteins encoded together in one Anaerococcus murdochii window:
- the thiE gene encoding thiamine phosphate synthase, with translation MKKLYMVTNSDKYSEEEFLERIESALKGGVDILQLREKEKTDLEILNLGKKVKALCDSYKVPMLIDDKPHIAWALGLGVHLGADDIPIELGRKLLGPEALIGATAKSVEAAKIAEKQGANYLGVGAIFETKTHVKTKRTSLETLIEIKKNVGIEVYAIGGLNFDNIDILKGSSIDGICVVRAIMDSPNVEEDTRKLKEKINKIL, from the coding sequence TTGAAAAAACTATACATGGTTACAAATTCGGATAAGTATAGCGAGGAAGAATTTTTAGAAAGAATCGAATCTGCCCTCAAAGGCGGGGTAGATATCCTTCAACTGAGGGAAAAAGAAAAGACTGACCTTGAAATCCTAAATCTGGGCAAAAAAGTCAAGGCCCTTTGTGATTCCTACAAGGTACCAATGTTAATTGACGATAAGCCTCACATTGCCTGGGCTTTGGGTCTCGGGGTTCACCTAGGTGCGGACGATATTCCAATAGAGCTTGGCAGAAAACTTTTAGGACCAGAAGCCCTTATAGGGGCTACAGCAAAATCTGTGGAAGCTGCTAAAATAGCCGAAAAGCAAGGGGCTAATTATCTAGGGGTTGGGGCTATTTTTGAAACCAAAACCCACGTCAAAACCAAAAGGACAAGCTTGGAAACCTTAATTGAAATAAAGAAAAATGTAGGAATTGAAGTCTATGCCATAGGCGGCCTGAATTTCGACAACATTGACATCCTAAAAGGCTCAAGCATAGACGGGATCTGCGTTGTAAGAGCTATTATGGATAGCCCAAATGTAGAAGAAGATACAAGGAAATTAAAGGAAAAAATTAATAAAATTCTATAA
- a CDS encoding dihydrofolate reductase produces MKLILAVDKNWAIGLDNKMLYDLKKDLKHFKETTTGGIVIMGRKTFDSMGRALPNRENIILTRDEDLKRDGALVFNDISEILSYVEKSPKEAFVIGGAEICELFLDNIDEAIITKIDKESPADTKLHNFDKDSDFEIVEESEPIDDEGKKIKFVRYIRKERK; encoded by the coding sequence ATGAAACTAATACTAGCAGTTGACAAAAATTGGGCAATCGGTCTGGACAATAAGATGCTTTATGATTTAAAAAAAGATCTCAAGCATTTTAAGGAAACTACAACCGGTGGCATTGTTATAATGGGAAGAAAGACCTTCGATTCAATGGGTAGGGCACTTCCAAATAGGGAAAATATAATTTTAACTAGGGATGAGGACCTAAAAAGAGATGGGGCCTTGGTTTTTAATGACATTTCTGAAATCCTATCCTATGTAGAAAAATCCCCCAAGGAGGCCTTTGTAATTGGTGGAGCAGAAATTTGTGAGCTTTTCCTGGACAATATTGATGAGGCAATCATCACAAAAATTGATAAGGAAAGCCCAGCAGACACCAAACTCCACAACTTTGATAAGGATTCAGATTTTGAAATCGTCGAAGAAAGCGAACCCATAGATGATGAAGGAAAAAAGATAAAATTTGTAAGATACATAAGAAAGGAAAGAAAATGA
- a CDS encoding helix-turn-helix domain-containing protein, translating into MEFKLNVVNLYLTGEMSYQSLANELKINNPLMIARWVIDFREKGIEGLKSKKRGRPSKMSKSPKKSKDTKIESSAQLTNEEDNSLNEAQLKEKIKKLEEKNYWLQLENDAIKKKIELSQMTDTEIRQLLKQLKS; encoded by the coding sequence TTGGAATTTAAGTTAAATGTAGTAAACTTGTACTTAACAGGAGAAATGTCCTATCAAAGCCTAGCAAATGAATTAAAGATAAACAATCCATTAATGATAGCAAGATGGGTAATAGACTTTAGAGAAAAAGGCATAGAAGGACTGAAATCTAAAAAGAGAGGAAGACCTTCAAAAATGTCAAAATCCCCAAAAAAATCAAAAGATACTAAAATAGAATCATCAGCACAATTAACCAACGAAGAAGATAATTCCTTAAATGAAGCACAACTAAAAGAAAAAATAAAGAAATTAGAAGAAAAAAACTATTGGCTCCAACTAGAAAATGATGCAATAAAAAAAAAGATAGAATTATCTCAAATGACAGATACAGAAATAAGACAATTGCTGAAACAATTGAAGTCTTAA
- a CDS encoding transposase gives MAKYSTEFKMKVVKEYLESNISYRSLSDKYCIPSEKVIKTWVNTYKTQGYE, from the coding sequence ATGGCAAAATATAGTACAGAATTCAAAATGAAAGTAGTAAAAGAATATTTAGAATCCAATATCTCATATAGATCTTTATCAGATAAATATTGCATACCATCAGAAAAAGTAATAAAAACCTGGGTAAATACATATAAAACACAAGGCTATGAATGA